The genome window TGCAGGGATAGGACTGGTGTTGTAGCTTCAGCCTCTTGGTTTGGATTCTTAAAGTGTTTAGAACAATCCTGAAATTCCTCCACTGGTGTTGCCTTACCATATTACAGTATGTTATGTTGAGGCTCTACCACGTGttggtaaaattgagatttCACACTTTTATGCCCTGGTGTATACTTTGAAGCGCACCAGAAGCATAAGCTTTTTCTTCCCCTGTCTTCCATTTCTGCTCGAGAGAAGGACTTGGTAGGAGCCTTTTTCCCACCAGGGACTGTTAAGGGTCCTTCAGAAGCTGAAGAGTGATTGTTTGCCATAGTTATCTTCGAGTTAGGGAATAGAGGTTTAGAGTACCCTCCACTTCCCCCACCCGAAATAGTCTTCTTAGGAGTGTTCAACACAATCCCTTCCACTTGCTTGGCCAGTAAATACCCTTCCACTAGTGTTTGAGGTTTAAACAACCTGAGGTACTGCCCTATTTCTACCTTAAGGTTGCTTATAAATATACCTAAGGCATAGGTTTCCGGTAACTATAACTGGTTGAGGATACTCACAAATTGGTCATGAAAATGATCCACTGTTCCCTACGGACTTAAAGTCACCAGTTCAATCATGGGGTCAATGAAGTTGGTGGAGCCAAACTGTTGGTGCAACAACAGAATCAAGCAGACTCAGCAAGTATCTTGTCGAGCAAGCCTCGAAACTTGCTGAGCAAACAAACAATTTCGAgttaaagaaagaagagaataaGCTggggaaatttgagagaatattgaTGAACAAAACTGATTTCATTCATACATAAAACAATGGCTTGAAGCCAGTACATAACTCAAGCATAAGGCTTGTCAAAATCAACAAGTAATTACCTACCTCTACTAATTACATAGAAACTTGAAATCTTAGCTTGTAAACTTATACACATCGTGTTTACTGCTCATACATAAGCTAATTACATCAATCGAAAGCTAACTTAGTTAGAAATGAAGTAACACtcatttcatcaactaaatataacaaaatgaacaaaatgaacaaaatgagctTGCATCAATGACCCTTGCATCTGTTCCGCTTTTGCTTGGTCTTCATGGCTCAGATGGAATCGAGTGTTGGCTTCATGTGACcaacttcaacactcctccttggttaGCATGGTGCAAACACctaattttcttcttaaatgCTCAAACCTTGTGACATTAAGGGCTTTAGTCAAAATGTCGCAAGTCGGTCCTCTGAATTGCGTGAATTAGCTTCACTTCTGAGCTTGCTCCATTTCTCGAACAACATATAGCTTAATGCTAAAATGCTTTGTTCTTCCATGGAACATGTGATTTTTGGCAATTGCAACGAGAGATTGATTGTCACGGAAGATCTCTGTTGCTTCTCTTTGATCCATATTCAAATCACCAGATTTTcctaagccaaatggcttggtTGATAAGACTTTCTGCCGCCACATACTCGCTTCAGAGAGATTGTGCCACCGGACTTTGCTTCTTCGAGCTCCAGTGAGAACATAGTTGAACCAAGGTTGAAAGCATACCCGAGGTGCTTTTCATGTCATCTATCGATCCACCATCACTATCGGTGTACCCAACTAGATTTAGATTTCCTTTCTGCATTGTACCTTAAGCCATAGTCCAAAGTGCCTTTGACATATCTCGAGCACTCTCTTGGCGACTGAAATGCTTCTCATTGCAACAATGCAAGAACCTTGAGAGCAATCCTACAAGATACATTATGTACGGTCTAGTGGCGATCAAGTATAGCAAACAACCAACTAGACTCCTGTAGGTAGTTTCACATACCTTCTCAAAATCTCCTTGGCTCGATAGTTTTTCTCCAACAAAGAATGTGTCTTTTAGTTGGTTTGTtgttttgcatggagaacttggtCGAATCTTTGTGGCAAAGCTCTTCCGACTTAAAATATCCCATTCGTGCTTGAGTCACCTCCATTCCAAGAAAATAGGACATCTCCCAAGATCGGACATTTCAAACACCTCTTGCATCTTGGTCTTGAAATTAACCAAGATCGCTCGATCTCCTCCTCACCAAGAGGTCATCAACATATAGGGACACAATGAGTTGTGTTTGTGTCCCTTGCTTCTTGACATACTGATGTTGGCTCACTCTTGCTTCGATTGAATCCCAGATCGTCAAGTAGCCATCGATTCTGCATGCATCGTGCCCTTGGAGCTGTTTTAAGCCATATAGGGCCTTCTTCAATTTGTAGACCATATGCTCTCTCCGGCTATTTCAAACCCTtgtggttgttcaacatagaTGTCTTCATCTAAGAAACCATTCGAAAGGCTGATTTCACATCGAGTTGATGAATTTTCCATTCTAGTTGGGTCGCTAAGGCAATCAATGATCGATGGTGTCGAGCACGCCCTTTGGTGCAAAGGTCTCAGTAGTCCAAGCCATACCTCCGATGAACCCCTTGACAACCAACCTTGCTTTCAGTTTGTTCAAGGTTCCATCAAGATTCGCTTGGCTTTGTACACCCATTTCACCCCAATCACCTTCCTTTTGGTCGGCCTTTCAACCAATTCCAGTGCGGTTCTTCTCAATCATCTTTGATCTCCTCACCATTGCTCGCTTCCACTCTTCCGAGCTTGACCTCTTCAAAGTTACTTGGTTCACTATGGCTATATGAGTCCTTTCATAAATCTCGGTCATTGATCTTGTTCCTCCGACCGgttcatcatcaatgtccatTTCAGAACACTTTGTTCGCTCGACTTGGTTTTTTGTAAGTTCTTGAAACTTCCTCGGGTTCATGGCTTTCCGGCCCAACATGACCTTTCATCAAATACCACATCCTCGCCATCGACACTTTGTTTGTTGAAGGATCCAAGATCCTATAGCCCTTCTTAACAAAGGTTGTAGCCCACCGTAAGACCGTGTCGAGCCCTTTCGCACAATTTGTCCCTTTTAACGGCGGTACATGTGTGTAACATATGCATCCAAAGACCTTCAGATGAGCCGGTGATGGCTTGAAGCCAAACCAGCCTCGAATGGAGTCTTGATCCAAAGCCTTGGTTGGAAGtctattttgaatgtatgttgcGGTGTTAAGCTATACGCTTATAGTGCTTTAGGCGATTCTTACGAATCATTAAGCACCGCCATATCCATTAAGCTCCTATTCTTCCTTTCACTTACACCATTACATTGAGGTGTATAAGTGTTGGTAAGTGGTGTTTGATGCCCGCCTTATCACGAAGGCTTGGAACCGAAATGAGGTGTACTCGGTCCCATTATCGACCTTATGGTCTTGACTTACTGACTGCTTCGCATCTCGTGAAGATTTTAAACTTCCAAAACACAGTGGCCACCGATTTGCATTTTAAGAAGTAAAGCCAGAATATCTAGAGAAATCATCAACAAACAAGATGAAATACTGTTTCCACTTAGTGACTCGATCCTCATAGGGCCACACACATCAGTGTGCACCAGTTGGAGTTTTTCGAGGCTCTCGGGCTTGATTCATGGGAAATGGCAATCGGCTGCTTTTCCTAATGACACACTTCACACACATCATCATGGTCCACCGAGTTGATGAAGTTTTCACCAGTCTTCTCGACCATTCAGCCATCGATCCGAAGTTGGCATGTCCGACCTTTGATGCCACAACTTAGATTCATCCGATGTGGTGTGTAGGCAATGTCGACTTCTTTGTCCGATTAACCACAAAGCTCTTATCACCATAGGGATCGCCATCGGTttggatccacttggatcatCGATTGGCAATCGCTTGTCCTTGAACACCACAGAGTAACCTTTCTCCAAACAATTGAGCTATCTTTGAGTAGGTTCTGTCAATTCGAGCACCAGAGCACATTTGAGATCATTTTGGCACCTGTGGGAGTGCATATCAGCACATCACCTTTGCCTTCAGCTTGAATAAAGTGCCCATTACCAATTTTGACTTTGGTTCTACAGTTTCTGTCTAAAGACTTGAAGATTGCAGCATCAGGTGTCATGTGATTGGTGCATCCACTGTCTAGGAGCCAACCAGATGAGAGCCTTTCCTGAGCAGCTGAGCATGACACAGCAAAGACTTGCTCCTCTTGGTCACTGTCCTCCTTAGCTACTCGAGCCTCAGCTTTCATCTGTTGAGACTGGTTCTGTCTTGATTTGGTCTTGCTCTTGCAAACTCTCTCAACATGACCCTTCTTCTTACAATGTTGACAAACAGCATCTGGATTGAACCAAGATTTTTCTTCGGATGACCACCCTTCTACAAGTGCTTGCAAGTTTGACCTTCTCTTCTCGCAAAGATCATTCTTTGGCTTGTCTCTCGTGCCTTCTTGCCTTTGTAGGCAATATTTGTCCTTGCTCGAAAGGCACCTTCTTGATGCTCTTCCGGTCTACTTGCTCTCCTCGCTCTTGAGCATATAGAGCATTGATCAACTCGGTCAGGAAATGGTGGATGATCCTTGAGTCCTCGAGAGATGAGATTTTGCCTCATACCTCTCGAGCAGAGTTGCTATTACTTTCTCCACTATCCTAGCTTCATTAAACCGCTCTCCAAGGAGCCCGATGCTATTAACTACGACCATAATCCGCCGAATATTGCTTGAcgctttcttcttccttcatctttAAATTCTCGAAATCTCTCCTCAAATTCGAGAATTCTTCGCCTTGTCCTCTCTGTCCCTTGAAACTCTTCTTGCAACTTATCCCAGGCCTGTTTTGGTGATTCATAGGCCATAATCCTTGTGAAAATCACATCTGACACTGAGTTCTGAATGCAAGACATGGCCTTGTGCCTCTTGGTCCTCTCATCAGCATGCTGCCTGATCTGAGCCACTGTTGGATTGCCTCTAAGTGGTTCTGGTTCAACATCTGAGTTGACCACCTCCCACAGATCATAAGCCTGCAGGTAAGTCTTCATTTTGACCACCCATATGTGATAGCCTTCTCCATTGAATACTTGAGGTGCAGCTGGTGAAAAGCTTGATGAAGCCATGGATTTGTATAACAGGTCCCTTAAGAAATaagctctagataccaattgttggtgcaACAACAGAATCAAGCAGACTCAAGAAGTATCTTGTCGAGCAAGCCTCGAAACTTCTTGAGCAAACAAACAATTTCGAgttaaagaaagaagagaataagtgggaaatttgagagaatattgaTGAACAAAACTGATTTCATTCATACATAAAACAATGGCTTGAAGCCATTACATAACTCAAGCATAAGGCTTGTCAAAATCAACAAGTAATACCTACCTCCACTAATTACATAGAAACTTGAAATCTTAGCTTGTAAACTTATACAATCACGTGTTTACTGACTCATACATAAGCTAATTACATCAATCGAAGCTAACTTAGTTAGAAATGAACTAACACtcatttcatcaactaaatataacaaaatgaacaaaatgagctTGCATCGTGAGCCTTGCATCTGCTTCGCTTTTGCTTGGTCTTCATGGCTTGTATGGAATCGAGTGTTGGCTTCATGCTGACCAACTTCAACACAAACCTTTCTTGTAGGTACCTGGCATAAGTTTCCCAAGATAGCTGATGCAGCCCCCTTGTCTTGGCAAAAGAAATGATGCTAGTCCAAGGCTTTTCCTTCCAAATTGAGCATAACTGTTCTTACCCTATCCAGTTCCTAAACACCCGTTGCCTCGAAAAATTGTTCTAGCTTAGACCACCATCCTCTGAAATCCCCACCTTCAAAACGTGGGCACTCAAACTTGAAGTTTCTTCCCACTGAGTCCAACGTACTAACCCTCGAAAGGAGGCCCATATGGCCAGATTCAACCATAGCAGATAACAATAGGTATTCATTTGGTGGAAATTTTTGAGGTGTATCACCAAGTATCCCTTTACCTTTGTCTGTAGATGAACCATGAGCAGTTGTTGGCACATGCCCTATGTACTGTTCAAAAACATTTTGAAGCTCAGCCCAAATGTCCCCTTTTATCTCCTTATGAAACTTCTTGAGACGAGAGTCTATTCGAGCATCAACCTTTTCTAGGTTGATTTGCAATTGAGAAAGCTCCTATTGTATCAACCCCATGTCCTTTTGCAACCTCGTCGTAATTTTGTCACCGACCATCAGAATCACTGCAGCTTTGATACCCTTGCTACCGTCGAAAAATTCAGAAAgagaatttaatagaaaaagagTAGGAAGAGAGGATAGAGCACgagagagaagagaaagagagaatATGAGAAAAAGCCAAATCTTTTCATAACCACCTCCTATGTGTGATAGGTGGTTAAAAAGGGGAGAGAACAGATTCTCACAGTTGTCATAATATCCCCAAAACTCCCCGTTTCATTAATAGGTCCGTCTACCCTTGATAACCTTCCGTCCTTCCCCCCGAAATATACCGTATTATTAAAAGGGTTCAAAACCCAACGTttacaactaaattaaaaagaatatgaaattaacagAATTTCAAACAATGACCGTTGTTGACCGATTTTTGACTTTCATTTTGGCccataacataatatatttattgttgtaTATCTAtccatattatatataattatgatgattttggtaaatatataaatatatattttatatataaacacaattttataataagttatttatttgaacatatactacacataatatatattatgtacaaCAATgtgatattttggtatttttcagTGGATGCAAAAGGCACCATAGTTGAACCTCGTTTCTTTGCGTTCTTGTGATACtgtgttcttttaaaattatgtgatgttggatttattcttttttcttgaaaacCATGGAAGTTTGGCCTTCATATTTTTCTGTGCTTATTTAGTGGTTTTAAAAGCTAATGTTGTCGTTCCTTGACATTCTTGGGTTTTTACCTTCCTAACtgtattcattttctttaaactCTACTCTACCTTTTTCTTGAATTTGTAAGCATTTCTCATAATAGTAGTTGGCAACTTCAACTTTCTtgatagtcatttgaaaaaacTTCCAATAATGAAATGGTGGTTAAGCCACCATTATGTTAGTACATAGATCTTATAGTTGTTTTGTATAGGCATAGTGATAAATTTAGctattaacatttatatataatatcaattttaattctttttttagctaaatttagtcattaatctatttaaaagagtcaaatgatttttttaatgggaATGCTGACTagaacattaattttttaacgatGTTGACGTGGCAACCCATATGACAGTCCACATGTATTTCATATTGACGTGacactatttttcttatataccatgccaataaataatttaaaatttataaaatattaaaaaatcaattcaaaattttaaaaattatataaaagtttaggaatgttaaaaaaatagcaTGAAATACATGTGGATAAAAATAACATTCTAGTTTTTTAAAGGATGATGGTTAAATTCGACTCATTTTAAAAGGTTTGAGGccaaatttagctcaaaaaagaataaaagccAAATCGATAAAAGATATTGAAACAAAATTATAGaatgaaagaagaaacaaaaaatgaagaaagagaATAACTTTGTTGTATATTGATCTATCAAagaatacatatatacacacgtacatattagggtttattataaagtgaaagaaaaaaatctaatcAAATCTAATTCCTATAAATTCACTATGTAATCTCTAATTGTACTATACAAATTTACACATTCTTTAACACTCTTTCAAATTGGAGCATAGATATTGATCATGCTTAGCGTGTTACAAATATAATCAATCTGCAGTCCATTCATggtttttgtaaaaatatcccCCAACTAATCTACTGTTTTGGCATTACCCAATGAGAAAAgtttttgttgaatcttctcaCAGATAAAATGACAATCAACTTCAATATGCTTGATCTGTTTATGAAACGCTGGATTGGAAGATATATGATGGGTAGATTGGTTATCACACTGGATTAGAAGATATATGAAGGGTAGCCACATAATCTCACACGTAAATTGTGTCATAgatatgtattttgattttgcaCTCGATCACGATACTACATttcacttctttctttttcaataaacTAGATTTCCTCCAACAAAAATGCAATATCCTATAGTAAACCTCCCATCCTTCTTAAGTCTTGCCCAATCTGCATATTTAAAACACTCAATATTTTTGTGCCTATAATTCTTATAAAGAAGAGTATGGCTTAGATCCCCTTTTAGATAACATAAGATTTGTTCCAATGTTGTCCAATGTTTAATTGTTGgtaaaaatatgaattgactTGCAACACTCACAAAACATGTAATATCAGGATAAGTAACTGCGAGATTATTTAGTTTCTAAACTAGTATTCTATACATTTCAGGGTCTTCAAATGgatcatattttctttcatagGTTGCAAATTGGAATCCATTGGTGTGATACATATTTTCAAGAACATATTTTCTTTAAGATAAGAATATACACTTCCTTACCTCTAGTATCTTCAATTCCAAAAAAATACCTCAAGTGTCTTAAGTCTTTTGTTTGAAACTAAATATGAGGGAAATATTTCAAAGTCAAAATGCTGGCATCATCACTCCCAGTAAGAACAATATTGTCAACATAAACTACTAACAAAATCATGCTTGTCTCTGAATGTTTATAAATAATTGAGTCATTAAAATTACTTTTCTGTAAACCAAAATCTTGAACCACCTCACTAAATGTCCAAAACCAAGCTTGCAGGTTCTGTTTCAAATCATACATAGATTTTCAAAGACGACCAACCTTCTCACTCTTTCCCTAAGCAACAAGCCCTTGTGGTTGCTTCATGTAGACTTCCTCCTGAAAATTCCCATATAAAAAGGAATTCTTTATATCAAGCTATTGTAAAGGCCACTCATATATAATTGTCATAGATATAAACAATCGAACTGAAGCCAGCTTAGCTACTAGAGAAAAAGTATCAGAATAATTAACACCATAAGTCTAAGCATGTCATTTACCAATAAGATAAGCCTTTAGTTGTGCAACGAATCCATCAAGATTAACTTTGTCGATAAAGACCCACTTACACCAATAGTCTTTTTACAAACATGCAAATCCACCAGCTAAAGTAATCATTTCCTCTATCATTGCATCAAGCAAGGCAAGATGGGATAAGGCCTCcctaatagttttaaaaatcgAAATAATATCTTAAGATACAATAAAAGAGCTAGCTATAGGTGAAAAATGGTCATAAGAAGCAAATGATGAAATGGGACAAGTACATTGTTGTTTACTTTTTTGAAGGGCAATGAGAGGATTAATACTAGGATCAAACTGGCTAGAGGTAGGATTTTTCGTCGAGGAGACTGGTAAAGGACATTGTTGTGtggaagcgtgtaaaagagtacaattattgtactaaaaaatcacactaagttcaattcccaggaaagagaggtggatcacaaggatcgcttaagtactaagtctttcctagccagaagaTCCttcaatcgtaatttaatagcacaataaatcactacaatcacactcacaaaATATGCAGAATAATAccataaagaacacaagaattttaacgaggttcaacaaattttgcctacgtcctcgggtactaccaaatatatttcactccaaaatacaagtgaaaatttacaaagagagagagagagaacaatGCATTAAGTAGAGAATGACAAATATAGGATACAATGAATGAGAGATGGTTAgacctatttatagttgaggttcagggaccaacttgcaaagtcactatacaattagggaccaaatattgcaaatatctcagattTCTTATGCCAATATTtcgatacccatatctttgactttctaatatttgatacccatatctttgactttccataATAAGGATGATTGCCAATAGACATGCATTTGAAGGACCTTGTCGtcttgaataaaaatgaacaatttGTGGTCAAGTTGTTTGATCTGATATATTTGTTTCTAGAAAACTTATTAGATGGTTCATAGTATAAACTAACATATCATCATCATATGGAGAACTATTATAAACAAGcgataaaggaaaaaaatggtgtattttcaaaaaaggtaaaattaataGACATAAGATATTGATTAAGATTAGAGGAATAACACTTATAACCCTTCTAAAGTTGACAATAACCAAGAAATCCACAACTAAGAGACTTTAGGTCCAATTTTGTGACTTATGGATGAACATCACGAAACAAAGTAAGTGTAACCAAGTATTTTAGGCTCAATAGGAAAGAGAGGTTTAGAAGGAAAGAGAGTACAATAGGGAATATCAATATTGAGTACAAAAGATAGCATAcaattaataaagaaataagttGTTGAAACCACATCATCCCAAAAGTGTTTTGGAACACTCATTTGAAAAAGAAGGGCTCTGGCTACCTCAAGAAGCCCATCTTTTCTTTCTACCACTATGTTCTGAGGAGTTATTAGCATATGAAGATTGATGAATAATACCATTTTGAGTCATATAAGATATAAAGGCATTAGAAAAACATTCTGTTGCATTGTCATTTTGTGAAATGCgaacaaaaacattaaattgatttttaattttagtataaaaggaacataatatagaaaataacTCAGAAcgatttttcattaaatataatCATGTCACACTTGAATAATCGTCcacaaaagtaataaaataacgaaacccaaattttgaaataataagaCATGGACCTTAAACATCAAAATGGATTAACTTGAATAGAAACTCACTCTTTTATTGACTAAGAAATGAAGGAAGACGATGGTGCTTAGCAAATTGACATGACTCATAATCTAATAATGTTAAGCCTTGAAACTAAGGACAAATTTTTCAAGGAAGGATGGCCCAACTAGCGATGTACCTCAAAAGTAGACTACTTTCTAGATCAAGCAACAGATCTTGGCACTTGTGTATCAAGAACATAAAGACCTCCAGACTCACGACCCCTACCAATAATCAATTTTGTTGTAATATCTTGAAAAAGACAATGATCGAGAAAAAATGAGATAGATCAATTTAGAGCACGAGTAAGCTTACTAATAGGCAATAGGTAAAAAAAGAAATCAGGTAGGTTTAAcaaaaagtttagagaaatagATTATGTAAGATTAACAGTTTCAGATCCAAGGACACGAGAGGTTGACCCATATGCTAAAACAAGTTAGGAGTATTTGTATGTAGTTTAAAGGTTAGGAGTATTTGTATGTAGTTTAAAGGTGGAGAAGAGATTTGTATGTAGTTTAAAGGTGGATAAGAGATTTGGATTACCCCCATGTCTCCTGATTACAACTATCACCACTCTTGTCAAGACCATTTGTTCCTTGGGTCTTATTACCACAAATCACCAGTGCGGTACTATAAGTCTGAACAGAATGTGAGTTTTTAGTCCGCAATATTCTCGTGAAAGCATCTTATAATGAAGAACCTTTAGAACCCAAGAGAATATGAGATTTGGTAGCCTGGAATTTTGAAAGAAGACCAAAGAGAAAACTCATAATTGTCATTTGCTCCCACTAGATTTGTTGCACTTTCACATCTGAACTAAATGGTAATAAAACATCGAGTTCATTATACACTCTTGAAATCCATAAAATAAGCTATGAGAGACTTATCTTACTTTTCTAGACGATAAAATGCTTGATACGTACGAGAAATATTCTCATTCCCAGAATATAAATAATCCAAGTAATTCATTAATTCTTTAGCGAATTCAcagtgattaattaaggaaatTACCTTACTGTCAAAGTGTAGATAAGTTGTAAGTAGATTAAGAAGATTAGTTTGAAATCCCTTAAATTGAGAGATTTTATTAGGAAATTATTTGATTATGATTTAGCTTCCTATTTTTCCCTTTTGTAATCGCTTATATAATACCATGTGTAAAGGTAGATGaataagaatttttaattattttcacttaCATTGTCTAATAGTGTTATATCTTTATATACTGTCTAAATATGTTTCAAATACAAATAccttaaaagtaaaaataaaaattgagcaATATAGAGAAAGACACTATATTTATGTACGGATGATTTGAAGCTTTCCCAAGTTGGCTGGGTTTCTTTTCAATCAAAGTTGTGCTTGATTTGAACTAGACATCCATGGTAAAATTTGGGCCGGAAAATTTTCGCCCGACTCTTAGGCGGGCTACCAAATATGGGCTGAAATTTTGCCTGTGTCCGGCAGGAAAAAAAGAGAAGTTGAGTCTGCCCGCCcgcccgatttttaataaatacaaaaaaaatattttaaaataaaa of Gossypium raimondii isolate GPD5lz chromosome 3, ASM2569854v1, whole genome shotgun sequence contains these proteins:
- the LOC128039909 gene encoding uncharacterized protein LOC128039909, with protein sequence MASSSFSPAAPQVFNGEGYHIWVVKMKTYLQAYDLWEVVNSDVEPEPLRGNPTVAQIRQHADERTKRHKAMSCIQNSVSDVIFTRIMAYESPKQAWDKLQEEFQGTERTRRRILEFEERFREFKDEGRRKRQAIFGGLWQEGTRDKPKNDLCEKRRSNLQALVEGWSSEEKSWFNPDAVCQHCKKKGHVERVCKSKTKSRQNQSQQMKAEARVAKEDSDQEEQVFAVSCSAAQERLSSGWLLDSGCTNHMTPDAAIFKSLDRNCRTKVKIGNGHFIQAEGKGDVLICTPTGAKMISNVLWCSN